TGCTTTGCCATCTCCATATATTCCTCCAGCTGGATTTAATGGCAAACTCGACTATGGCGTAGTCCAAGTTAGTGAACGCTTCAAGCTAACAGAAGGTAAGAGAGGAGGGATTTATTCTACATCTCGCTTCTAAGGTATATGTATTGTAGATTATAATAGAGTTTTTATGAAGGGGGTTATTAAAATTGTTGTTATCACTTTCGATTCTCACTATGTTTTTGGGCAGCCTGTATCTGTTTGCAGTGGAAAAACAAGATAAGACATGGGTGTATATCTTGAAGCCTGGTACTATGGTCATCATTATTTTAATTGCAATCTTGGGCTTGGGAGAATTGTCTTCAACGTATAGTTGGTGGATCCTAGCTGGATTATTATTTTCTATATTAGGTGATATTTTTTTGATGCTTCCAAAGGATCGTTTTGTATATGGATTAGGTTCTTTTTTGGTCGGGCATATATGCTATGTTGTGGCATTTTGGTATTTTCCTGGCGGTGGTGCGGTATATATGTGGATTTCTGGTGCACTATCTCTTGTCGCTATTCTATACCTTTTGAAACTTTCGAAAGGGGTTGTGCATTCGGGAGGCATCTTTCTTTTTCTTGCAGTCACAGCGTATGTAGCGATCATCACGTCCATGGTATGGGCAGCATTCTATAGTCAACAGCCTCTAATCATTGCTGGCGCGATCTTGTTTTTCTTTTCCGATGCCATTCTTGCTTGGGATAGATTTGTCGGTAAGCTAACCTATAGAAACTATCTGGTGATGATCCCTTATTATTTGGCTCAATATCTATTTGCGATTTCTTTGCATTGGGTTTAAATTTTTTCATGTAGATGTGCCTTAGCATCGGATAATATCTTTCTTGATGGGAAATGTAAAAGTATTAAAATTTTCATTCTTGATGAAAGGGTGTCCCAATGGAGAGAAGGTTGTTAAATCTATTAAATATACTGTGTATGGTCTACTTACCATATGTATTTAAAGGTTCAAAAATGAGAGAGAATTTACTGGTTTTTTTCCTAAAGGGAGTTATTTCGATTTTACTTGATTCTTATGTAGTAGGAACTAAAAAAATTGCTTATCCGGTAAGGCCTTTTTCAAAAATTTTCAGTACAAATATTATTTATGATTTGTTGTTCTTTCCAATATTAAGTGTCATTTGGGTTAGAATATCTTACCATGATAAATGGAAAACCTTACTACTAAAAAGTATGATTTTTAGTGTTCCAATGAGTTTATGTCAATGGTGGCTAGAAAAAAACTCAAGATTATTTGAGTGGAAAAAATGGTCTGCTTTCCATACATTTGGCAGTATCAATTTTACCTTGTTTTTAGTTAGAGGTATTATTGGCTTCTTAAAAAGAGTAGAAGCGATGAAGCAGTAGCGGAAACCCTGATGCATGCCTGTATGGAAAGTGAAATGAAGCAAGTGTTCATCAACCTTTTGAAAAATGCCTTTGAAGCGATGCCGCGTGGCGGAGAGGTAACCATCCGTCTAAAGGAAACAGCCGATTCGGTTTATGTAGAATTTGAAGATCAAGGGGTCGGCATCTCTCCTGAAAAGATTAAGGAGCTGGGGGAACCCTTTTTTACAACAAAAAAAAGAACAGGCTTAGGCCTGCTTGTTACAAATAAAATTATAAAAAATCATAATGGCTCTCTTAATTATGAGAGTGAATTGAATAAAGGAACGGGTGCAAGGATTACACTGGAAAAGCAAAACGCTGGGGCAGCGGAAGTCAAGCTTGCAGCAAATGTGATGGAATAGAGGAGAGTGCTGGGATAATAAGCACTCTCTTATTTTTGTTCTGAAAATCCACTTGTCAGCTTGGAAGCTAGCGCTTTGGATTCTGCTCTTCTAGTGCGTCGTGCTTTTGCCCGTTCTTCCCCGGTTTTGTTTAGGTACAACTCTTCTTCTGTTTCTGGTGTGATAGAAGGTACTGGAGCAGGCTTTCCTTGATCATCTAGTGCCACAAACGTTAAAAAGGCTGTCGCTGCAATGTTCTTGGTACCTTTTGTTAAATCCTCCGCTGTCACTTTGACAAAGACTTCCATGGAAGAATTCCCGGTCCATGTTACAAATGATTCAAAAATAACAGCATCTGTCGGTCGGATTGGGGATAGAAAATCCACCGAGTCCATGGAGGCTGTTACACATTCACAACGGCACATGCGGGCAGCAGAAATAGAGGCAAGCATGTCCACATCCGATAACAGTTTACCTCCGAACAAGGTATTATGGTTGTTAATGTCGTTTGGAAACACTCGGCTGGTTCGAATGACACGGGTATCTTTGCAGGTTTTGTTCATTGGGATTCTCCTTCAATTTGTTGTAGATGAAGTTATTTTAGCATTATTTTCCTTGTTGCCAAAATGTGAACTGTCTTATGGTGAGCTTTCTGTAATTAATTTGGGTGTCCTAGAGGGTATAATAGAAGTAACGACAAGACAGACGAAAAGAAGGGGATATGATGACCAGTCAAAAAAACTTAAATGAAATAGGTTGGAATTTTGCAAATAGCTATGAATCTCTGCCTGAATTATTTTTTTCTGAAATAGAGCCAAACCCTGTGGAAGCACCTAAATTAATTGTGCTTAATGAATCAGTGGCAGATGAACTAGGACTTCGTGCGGATGCATTAAAGGGGTCGGACGGTTTAAACGTTTTTGCAGGTAATACGGTTCCAGAAGGTGGATCCGGAATAGCCCAGGCTTATGCTGGCCATCAGTTTGGTAATTTTACGATGCTTGGGGATGGTCGAGCGCTTTTGGTTGGAGAGCAAATTACGCCTGAGGGTGGCCGTTTTGATATTCAGCTAAAGGGATCAGGACGTACTCCGTATTCCCGTGGTGGGGATGGTCGTGCGACATTAGGGCCAATGTTGCGAGAGTATATTATTAGTGAAGCCATGCACGGTTTGGGGATACCAACGACTCGCAGTTTAGCGGTGGTGACGACTGGAGAAGAGGTGTTGCGTGAAGGACTGCTACCTGGAGCGGTCATGACACGCGTTGCCTCTAGTCACCTGCGTTTTGGAACTTTTCAGTTTGCAGCGCAGTGGGGGGATTTGGAAAAATTAGAGGCCTTGGCTGATTATGCAATGAAGCGTCACTATCCTGAGTTAGATACAGGTGATTATCTGGGCTTTTTTAGAAAAGTGATGGAACGACAGGCAGAGCTGATTGCGAAATGGCAGCTCGTTGGTTTTATCCACGGTGTAATGAACACGGATAACATGACAATCAGCGGGGAAACGATCGACTATGGACCATGTGCGTTCATGGATGTGTATGATCCGGCGACCGTGTTCAGTTCCATTGATGGGCAGGGTCGGTATTCTTATGAAAATCAACCGCGTATTGGTGGTTGGAATTTGGCGCGTTTTGCGGAAGCCTTGTTGCCTTTGTTTGATGAGGACCAGAAGCGTGCAGTGGAGTTGGCGCAAGAGGAGTTATATAAGTTTTCCGATTTGTATAAGGGGTTTTGGCTGTCAGGTATGCGTGCTAAGCTTGGTTTATTTGGTGAAGAGTCTGGGGATGAAGCTTTGGTACAGGGGCTGCTTGATGTGATGAAGGAAAGTAAGGCCGATTTTACGAATACGTTTCGTGATTTGACGTTGGGGGAGCTTGATTTGGAAGTGAGGCCTGCTTTTAGTGAGTGGCATTCGTTGTGGCAGGAGCGGTTGGGAAGGCAGAGTGAAAGTGCCGAAAGTGTGCGGGAGTTGATGCAGAAGAGTAATCCTGCGGTTATCGCGCGTAACCACCGCGTCGAAGCGGCTTTGTTGGCTGCGGTGGAGCATGGGAATTATGGTGTGATGGAGAATTTGGTGAAGGTGTTGCGTGATCCGTTTGCGTATTCGGTTGAGCAGGATGATTATTGTGTGGCGCCGGGTGCGGGTGTGACGGCAGGATACCGGACGTATTGTGGGACTTAATGCGGATTTTCGTTTTGGCACGAACTTGACCTGTTTTGGCACGAACTCGGGCGGTTTTGGAACGAACTTGGTTGATTTCCGCACGAACTCAGGCGTAAATTAGGTTTTTTCTGTTAAAAATACCCATCTCA
This window of the Sutcliffiella horikoshii genome carries:
- a CDS encoding lysoplasmalogenase — its product is MLLSLSILTMFLGSLYLFAVEKQDKTWVYILKPGTMVIIILIAILGLGELSSTYSWWILAGLLFSILGDIFLMLPKDRFVYGLGSFLVGHICYVVAFWYFPGGGAVYMWISGALSLVAILYLLKLSKGVVHSGGIFLFLAVTAYVAIITSMVWAAFYSQQPLIIAGAILFFFSDAILAWDRFVGKLTYRNYLVMIPYYLAQYLFAISLHWV
- a CDS encoding CBO0543 family protein, whose amino-acid sequence is MVYLPYVFKGSKMRENLLVFFLKGVISILLDSYVVGTKKIAYPVRPFSKIFSTNIIYDLLFFPILSVIWVRISYHDKWKTLLLKSMIFSVPMSLCQWWLEKNSRLFEWKKWSAFHTFGSINFTLFLVRGIIGFLKRVEAMKQ
- a CDS encoding ATP-binding protein, which translates into the protein MHACMESEMKQVFINLLKNAFEAMPRGGEVTIRLKETADSVYVEFEDQGVGISPEKIKELGEPFFTTKKRTGLGLLVTNKIIKNHNGSLNYESELNKGTGARITLEKQNAGAAEVKLAANVME
- a CDS encoding acyl-CoA thioesterase, with amino-acid sequence MNKTCKDTRVIRTSRVFPNDINNHNTLFGGKLLSDVDMLASISAARMCRCECVTASMDSVDFLSPIRPTDAVIFESFVTWTGNSSMEVFVKVTAEDLTKGTKNIAATAFLTFVALDDQGKPAPVPSITPETEEELYLNKTGEERAKARRTRRAESKALASKLTSGFSEQK
- a CDS encoding protein adenylyltransferase SelO; translation: MTSQKNLNEIGWNFANSYESLPELFFSEIEPNPVEAPKLIVLNESVADELGLRADALKGSDGLNVFAGNTVPEGGSGIAQAYAGHQFGNFTMLGDGRALLVGEQITPEGGRFDIQLKGSGRTPYSRGGDGRATLGPMLREYIISEAMHGLGIPTTRSLAVVTTGEEVLREGLLPGAVMTRVASSHLRFGTFQFAAQWGDLEKLEALADYAMKRHYPELDTGDYLGFFRKVMERQAELIAKWQLVGFIHGVMNTDNMTISGETIDYGPCAFMDVYDPATVFSSIDGQGRYSYENQPRIGGWNLARFAEALLPLFDEDQKRAVELAQEELYKFSDLYKGFWLSGMRAKLGLFGEESGDEALVQGLLDVMKESKADFTNTFRDLTLGELDLEVRPAFSEWHSLWQERLGRQSESAESVRELMQKSNPAVIARNHRVEAALLAAVEHGNYGVMENLVKVLRDPFAYSVEQDDYCVAPGAGVTAGYRTYCGT